AACCAGTTGAACAAAGAGAACGCGATCGCTTGTTAGTAGAAACTAGAAATAAAGGTTTCTCTCACTACCAAGGTGTGCGGATTAGTCGCATAGGAAACCGCTTTTTTATTAAAGATGGTATCATCTGGAATGTTTTAGATGAAGATCACAAAATATGTGGTCAAGCTGCGGTTTTCTCTGATTATACACCAGTCTAAAAAGTGAGATGATTTGTTATAAGGCAACAGCAACAAACTTTTACTTTATGTAAACTGACCAGATGTGCGCTGGCGAAGAAGCCCTTAAGTGTGATTATGAGAAACTGATTGTTGACGATCTGAGGAACCAGCACTGATACCTACTCCAGTAGATAGGAAAGTACGACAAAAGTTAGAGCGAAAGTTAATTTTGAAGTGGCTATCGCCTTTCAACAAAGAAAACTGGGAACTATGGGGGCAGCCTTTTAAGAGGTGGTGAGTATTTGAATCTGGTAACTATAACCCTGTTCTGCCAGAAATAGCTGGCGATGACGAGCAAAATCTTCTTCACACGTCCGCATTGACACTAAACTATAAAATTGAGCACTATGACCATCACTCTTAGGACGCAGAACCCGCCCTAATCTCTGCGCCTCCTCTTGCCTTGAACCGTACTTGCCAGACACTTGAATTAGTACATCGGCATCAGGTAAATCTAAGGCAAAGTTACCAACTCGTGAGAGGATCAGTCCACTAATACTTCCATCTCGAAATTGTTCATACAGGCGATCTCGTTCGGTTTGTGATGTTTTTCCAGTGATTACAGGTAGTCCTGTGAGTACTGCAATCTGCTTGAGTTGGTCTAAATATTCACCAATGATTAAGATTCGGTGTCCCGTTTGTTGATGCAACAAAGATTGAACAACCATCAACTTACGCGGATTTTCAGCAGCAATGCGAAACTGATGCCGTTTGTCTGCTAATGCATATTCCATCTGACGGTCAGTATCTTGCGGTACGCGAATTTCGGTACATTCTGCTGCTGCAATGAATCCTTGCCCTTCGAGTTCGCGCCAAGGGACATCATAGCGTTTGGGACCAATCAGCGCGAAAACATCTCCTTCTCTACCATCTTCTCGAATCAAAGTTGCAGTTAATCCCAGGCGGCGACGTGCTTGCAATTCGGCAGTAATGCGGAAAATAGGTGCAGGCAACAGGTGAACTTCATCATAAATTATCAAGCCCCAAGAACGGGCATTGAACAACTGAAAATGAGGAAACTCCCCGCTTTTACTCTTGCGGTAGCTAATAATTTGGTAAGTTGCCAGCGTGACAGGTGCAGTTTGTTTGCTTTCGCCACTGTATTCGGCGATCACATCTTCGGCTAATGTAGTTTTATCCAGCAACTCCCGTCGCCATTGCCGCACCGAAGTCAGACTGCTGGTGAGTATCAAAGTATTTGACTGCACGGCAGCGATCGCTGCCAGTCCGACCATGGTTTTTCCTGCTCCACAAGGCAATACAATTACACCGCTACCGCCCTGAACACCTCCGGCTTGATAGAATACTTCAACAGCTTCTTTCTGGTAATCCCGCAAGTGAAAGGGTGTGCCTGTCAAGCAATTAGACCGCAATTGCAGTGCTAGAGCATCACCTTCTGTGTAACCTGCTAAATCTTCGGCAGGATAACCTGCTGCTAATAATGCTTGCTTAAGTACACCGCGATCGCCAACATTGACTTGAAAAACCAGTTCCGAAAGACGCTTAACAAGAAATTTGGAAATGGACTCATTACGACTGAGTAACTCTGCTAGGGGTAAATCTGCCATTTTTAGCAACAGATATCCATCGTCTCGCTCAATCACAGTCAGCCCATAACGACTACCCAATGAGGAAATTTCTTGTGCGATCGCATCAGGCATGGGATATTTGGCATATTCTCGCAATGCGTCAATCATCCCAGTTACTGCCATTCCCGCCGCTCGTGCATTCCAGATACTCAAGGGTGAAATCTGATAGGTGTGAATATGTTCTGGGCTTTTCACCAATTCAGCAAAGGGCGCGATCGCAGAGCGGGCAGCGTCGGCACGAGGTGAATGCACTTCTAGCAGCACTGAGCGATCACTTTGGATAATTAGAGCATTTTCAGGAATGTAGCTCATAAAAATTTCATCTAAACGGGAAGAGTGTAACCCAACTTCTTCAAGGCATTGCGAAACTTGGTTTCAGTCTCAGTTGGCACTACTAGATAACAAGCTTGCCCAGCAGTAATGGTTTGAGGTTGGTCAGCTAGAAAACAATAGGCTTTAGTGCGAGAGTCATTAGCAATCAATGTCGCCAGTGCCGTGTCAGTGCAGCGAATTAAGCGAGCAGAACCTAAATCCTGCAAGCTGGTTGTTCGTACTTCTAAATCCGCCAGAAACTGTGCTACGGGTTGCGGTAGCGCTTCGCTACTATTGGCTATTAAGAATTGTCGCAGTTCATCTACACTTCGTCCCTGAGCGATTGCATCAAGCAATTTACTTGGCTCTAATTGCCAGACTGAATCGGAAATCGGCTGCAAAAAATTATCTAGGAATAAGCGATCAGCGCGAGTTAGTTGTTGTACCGCTACTACTTCTAAATTCGCTAGCACCCGTAAAACTTGTTTTTGGGGCAGAGTTATAGGTACGTAGCGATCGCTCAAACCTAACACATATGCCCCTAGTGGCGTTAGTCTAAAATAAGTTAAGCCATCGTAGCGGCTCAAACATGGCTGATAAAAGAAATCCAGATGCACATCTTTTTCAAAGTTGAAGATAGCATCATCAGGATGGATATACGCTACATCTACTAACCCCAGAGTAGAGACATACTCAAATAGAAAACAGAGAATGTATCGTGCCTCTAAAATTAGAAAATCAGAGTCATCCAGCGACCCGTATCCTGAGATTGTCAAATTATCAGGATTTCTGCTGACTTCAAACTCATAGCCTGCTGCAATTATGTAGCGAAAAAAGTCAGCTAGTTCTACCCATTGCCCAGGCGGACAATCTTTGAGGGCTTCAACAATCTTACTACGTCGTCCAGCAACGGCAGTTAGGCTGCGTTTACCTTTACCTGTTTGTCCTTTGATACTATCAATCCGTCGCAATTCATCCAGTAGCGTATTTTTTAACCAGTTTTTCCAAAGTGTTTGCAGCGTTTTTTCGGCTGGCTCATTCAATGCCTTTTGCCCTGCTTTAGTCAATGCTAAACGCTTGCCACTTAACTCCACTAATTTACCTACCTGTAGCAGCATGATCCAGGTAAATGGTTTGATATGTCCAATTGGGTAATCGTACTTCCACCCTCCAGGCGATTGAGTTTCCGTCCATTCGCTGTAATAGTCTCCTTCCTCCAGTACCTCTGCAACCGCTGTTAAGGTAGCACCTGTGGGATAAAAAGTCTTTTCGCTAATGCTTACTTTGCCCAAATCTACCAATCGCAGAACAGTTTGTAGATCTCGTCTTGCAACTTGCTCTGTTGCTCGTGAATGCAGTGGTAGTTCAATCGGGCTTGTTTGTCGTTTACGAGTAGTAAAATCGTAGGTTTTTTGAGTGCGTAAAAGTGTGGCTGGTAGACTTTCGACACTTTGAATCCGCGTCGGTTCTGGTTCTGGTACAAATGTTTTCAGTTGCGATTTCAAATCATGAGGCATTGTGTAACTGTAGAAAAACAATGCCAAAATTGAAGGCTTGTAATTGTAGGAATAGCTCTCACCTGTTCCCCAAGTCGGTTCTTTGCCATACTTACTGACAAAGCGTGCTGGCTGATAGCGATCATCAGTGGAATGTACTACTTCCGAAATCACCGCTTGTTGAGTAGAATCGCACTGTTGCCACAGGCTTTGAAGATACTCACCCTTTAATTGTTGGTGAATGTAGCTTACCAATTCTGCTTTGCGCGTTGGAATTTTTTCGTCAGAGAATATATTTGCCAACGCCTTCAATCGATCTACTGTGAGATTATTGAGTGCTTCTAGTAAGGTAGGAATGCGCTCAGGTTGAGAATAATAACCCATGAGTAACGATCCTTAAATTTCAGACGGTCGGCAAATAGATATGGCTAAAAAGCTACTCTACCTGTAGTTTGAAAACGCAGAAAAGCTTGCTTTAAAACTGTGGGTGCAGGGTGTTTGGCATCGTAGACAACGAGCACATTAGTTAGCGATCGCCCCGCAGGTACTAAAATTTTACCATTAGCTGCCAATGCTCTAGATGCTCCGCCATCTAAATTCATCGCTTCATAACACCCGATCACTTTCATTAGTTCTGCTTCTTTTTGTAAGGATAAATCTTGGTTGAAATTGACTAAAAATAGCTTTTTCCCATCAGCGGAATAACCAATCGCTGTCCTACCAGCTACTCCTAGAACGTGACTATCTTTAAATCCTTCTACTTGAGGATTTAGCCAAATTTTTCCTTGTTTAATTAATCTTGGGCCGCAAGTAATCGAAAACCAGTGTTTGTCCCATTCTGGTTTACTATCTACTCTAGCGGTAATCATTTCTGGTCGATTACCAACACGTAAACCTAATGTTGTGCCAAAGCTCTCCCACTGACTGTATTTGAGGAATTTACCACCCGCCACCATATTTCCCATGACAGTTTTTTGGTTATTTTTAGCAAAAAACGTTCCGGTTGTAACTACCGCACCTCTAGAACGAGCAACCATGTTAGAAAAAGGTTCATCACCCTTAGATAGTTGCATCGTATTAGCTTGATTAGCGTTATTAGCTAGTCCGATAGTGATAAAAGTTTGAGGGTCAGTCAGGTCAATAGTAGTTTGATACAACGAGACACCCGCAATAGTGCGTCTGGTTACTTGTACAGGTTGAGCAACTGCTGGTAATGCTAAAGTTAACGTTTTAGCTATTACCATTCCTCCTAAAAACAAAAAAGAGCGCCGCCACATTCTTTGATTTTGCATTAATTACACCTAAATTAATTAGTTATTCTCTTTTGAATGGAACAATAATCAAGCGATTTTTATCAACTAGCTTTTATTAATATATTTGTAGGCGTTAGCTATAATTAAATTTGTTTAAATATTGGTTACAACTCGCTCTACTTCCTGAAACCCTACCTTCGTATGAAAGTCATAGCTGGCTGTATTTTCAATTAAAGCATCTGATGCCAACTCAGTGCACCCATTTTCCAACGCCCAGCGAGAAGCAAACTCAATTAAGTATTTACCCACACCTTGATTTCTATATTCATCTTTGACATAAATTCCTTCTACATATGCAACAGGGCTACTTGTAGCGCCGGAAACATAATCAGAGCGAAGAGAAATATTTATGAATCCCATAGCCTTCCCATCATCATTTCCGACTAGAAATCCTGCCTCTCGTTCTGAATTAAGAATATTTGTTAAACTCTCTTGCATTTCGTGGGATGACTGATCTGGCCACAGTCTTAACGCAAGATCAAGCCATTTATTAAAATTAGATCGGGTAATTTTAATAATTTTCACTACTCAAGCAACCTCACCAAGAATTAAGTTTAATTTGCACTTTGATAACTTATCTTTTATCAAAAGTTCTTCTGTAAAGTAGCTCGAATCTACGTAGATATACTTACTTCATCCGGAAACTTTAGTAAAAAGTTCGGTAATTTTTACAACCAGCGTCCTTTCAGGTGAAGTGTATATTATAAATATATCGAGCGGATGACTAGCCAAAAGCTATATAGAAGAAATAAATATATTTTAACTTTGAACCCCACTTGTCTATTATTGACGGGTGGGGTTCTGTTATTCAAGCTTTGTTAATTATCAAAAATTTATCTCTATAAAATAATACCATTTCTCCAAAGTAATGCAACAATAGTTTGGAGAGCTTGAGGAATGTTTTATGAAAGTAAACTATCAAGAAAGAATTGATTTAACAGCCGAGGAGTTAAAAATAATTTTGTCTGATCAGCGAAATCCAACTAACCGCCAAAAAATTCAGGCACTGTATTGGTTAAAAGCTGGATATAGTCAAAGCATTACAGATGTAGCTCTCCGTTTAGGTATACACAAGATTACGGTCAGAAATGTTGAATCATGGGATATTTAAGGTTTAAAAATAGATACACTACGCCTATGACACACCCGTATTGTCAACAAAAAACTAGCTTTCGTAACCAATGAACATAACTAATATTTTCACACATGAACGCCTGTAAATAGCGCAACTTATCTAACAGTTTATCACCA
Above is a genomic segment from Oculatellaceae cyanobacterium containing:
- a CDS encoding DNA repair helicase XPB, with the protein product MSYIPENALIIQSDRSVLLEVHSPRADAARSAIAPFAELVKSPEHIHTYQISPLSIWNARAAGMAVTGMIDALREYAKYPMPDAIAQEISSLGSRYGLTVIERDDGYLLLKMADLPLAELLSRNESISKFLVKRLSELVFQVNVGDRGVLKQALLAAGYPAEDLAGYTEGDALALQLRSNCLTGTPFHLRDYQKEAVEVFYQAGGVQGGSGVIVLPCGAGKTMVGLAAIAAVQSNTLILTSSLTSVRQWRRELLDKTTLAEDVIAEYSGESKQTAPVTLATYQIISYRKSKSGEFPHFQLFNARSWGLIIYDEVHLLPAPIFRITAELQARRRLGLTATLIREDGREGDVFALIGPKRYDVPWRELEGQGFIAAAECTEIRVPQDTDRQMEYALADKRHQFRIAAENPRKLMVVQSLLHQQTGHRILIIGEYLDQLKQIAVLTGLPVITGKTSQTERDRLYEQFRDGSISGLILSRVGNFALDLPDADVLIQVSGKYGSRQEEAQRLGRVLRPKSDGHSAQFYSLVSMRTCEEDFARHRQLFLAEQGYSYQIQILTTS
- a CDS encoding phosphodiester glycosidase family protein; this translates as MQNQRMWRRSFLFLGGMVIAKTLTLALPAVAQPVQVTRRTIAGVSLYQTTIDLTDPQTFITIGLANNANQANTMQLSKGDEPFSNMVARSRGAVVTTGTFFAKNNQKTVMGNMVAGGKFLKYSQWESFGTTLGLRVGNRPEMITARVDSKPEWDKHWFSITCGPRLIKQGKIWLNPQVEGFKDSHVLGVAGRTAIGYSADGKKLFLVNFNQDLSLQKEAELMKVIGCYEAMNLDGGASRALAANGKILVPAGRSLTNVLVVYDAKHPAPTVLKQAFLRFQTTGRVAF
- the aac(6') gene encoding aminoglycoside 6'-N-acetyltransferase gives rise to the protein MKIIKITRSNFNKWLDLALRLWPDQSSHEMQESLTNILNSEREAGFLVGNDDGKAMGFINISLRSDYVSGATSSPVAYVEGIYVKDEYRNQGVGKYLIEFASRWALENGCTELASDALIENTASYDFHTKVGFQEVERVVTNI